The following coding sequences are from one Eucalyptus grandis isolate ANBG69807.140 chromosome 11, ASM1654582v1, whole genome shotgun sequence window:
- the LOC120289918 gene encoding ankyrin repeat-containing protein NPR4-like, with product MLIDVLNFLKVLENRSSPKIESLKFKVKKDERNPSSESLKWEQTNERRGKTYWEVFVEQRKGLLKEAGQWMKDTSSSCSFVATLITTVAFAAAFTVPGGNDNNTGLPIFLKKTSFMVFVIADALALFSSITATLMFLAILTTRYNPKDFLRSLPRKMILGLTFLFLSLAFMLVAFGSTLMIVLSERWKWFIHRNSLSCRRWPPK from the exons ATGTTAATAGACGTCCTTAATTTTCTGAAGGTACTGGAAAATAGGAGCTCTCCTAAAATTGAAAGTCTAAAATTCAAG GTGAAGAAAGATGAGAGAAACCCTTCTTCTGAAAGTCTGAAATGGGAGCAAACAAACGAAAGGAGAGGGAAAACATATTGGGAAGTCTTTGTAGAACAGCGCAAAGGTTTGCTAAAAGAGGCAGGACAATGGATGAAGGATACATCATCATCTTGTAGCTTTGTAGCGACTCTCATCACTACAGTAGCTTTTGCTGCAGCTTTTACTGTTCCTGGAGGCAATGACAACAATACAGGGCTTCCGATCTTTTTGAAGAAGACCTCATTCATGGTATTCGTGATTGCGGACGCTCTAGCTCTCTTCTCCTCTATCACTGCCACCTTGATGTTCTTGGCTATCCTAACTACACGCTATAACCCAAAAGATTTCCTCCGCTCACTaccaagaaaaatgatattaggcctcacctttctctttctctctttggccTTCATGCTCGTGGCGTTTGGCTCTACTCTTATGATCGTCCTAAGCGAACGATGGAAGTGGTTCATCCATAGAAATTCTCTATCTTGCAGAAGATGGCCGCCCAAGTAG